Below is a window of Thermodesulfitimonas autotrophica DNA.
TCCACCAGTTCGCTTGACTCAGGAAAGTCGCCCGGGGCGTTGAAATCCTGATAGATGAAGCGCACGCGCGAACCGAAACTCTTCTCCAGCGCCTTGCGGTAAAAATGGTAGCTCAACGGCAGCACGGCCGGGCAACCCCGCGGCGGTCAACCCGGACGGTCGCCGCACGCCGGTATATCACCGAAAAGATAGACGAGAAAAGGCACTGCAACCCCCGGAAAGAATCGCCATTCAGCTCAGCCGCTAAGGCCGCATCCTACAGGGCGAGCGCCCGCAGCCGCCTTACCCGCTCGCTTACCGGCGGGTGAGTGCTAAAAAGGCGCAACAGGCTCTCACCGGAAAGAGGGTTAATGATAAAAAGGTGGGATGTTGCCGGATTTACGTGCATCGGCAGATGCCGTGCCGCCTGCTCTAACTTCAAGAGGGCGCTCGCCAGACCATCAGCGCTGCCGGCTATCCGGGCGCCGGTAGCATCTGCCCGGAACTCCCCGGCACGGGAGATCGCCATCTGGATTAGTAGCGCGGCCAGCGGTGCCACGATGGCCAGCGCCAGTGCCGCAACCGGATTGCCTCCCTCCTCTTCGTTCCTCCCCGCACCGAAAATGAAGCCCCAACGAATGATATCCGCGATCATGGTGATCGCGCCCGCCAGGGTGGCCGCAATGGTACCGGTAAGCGTATCCCGGTTTTTGATGTGCGCGAGCTCGTGGGCAAGCACGCCCTCAATCTCCTGCCAGGTAAGAAGCTGCAGCAGCCCCTGAGTCACGGCGACCGCCGCGTGTTGCGGGTTCCGGCCGGTAGCGAAAGCGTTCGGCTGCAGCGAAGGTGTAAGATAAACGCGCGGCAGCGGCAGCCCCGCCCGCCGTGTCAACCGTTCGAGAATGGCGTAAATTTCGGGCGCTTCCTCCCGGGCCAGCGGACGCGACCCGGTCATTTTAAGCGCAATTTTATCGCTGTAGAAATACGTAAAGAAATTCATGCCGGCCGCAATAAGGAAAAAGAGGAACGCTCCATGGTTGCCGCCAATAAAACGGCCGATCAGAACGAGGAGCACCGAAAGGCACGCCATAAGAAACCAGACCCGTAACCTGTCCATATTCGCCCCCCTCCTAGCATTTGGGTCCAGAAACGTTACAGAAAAAATATAGCAGGGAAAAGAGGTCCAGGTCAAGATTCGAGGCTGTTTCTTGCGGAACAGTGGGTAACTTCCAAAATTGGCCGCAGGAATTTTTACTTTACACGATAGTGCTTTTTTGACCTTTTAAGAAAATACCGCTTTCATTTGTTTTCTTTTTCACTAAGCCCTTGGGCCGAGGCGGCTAATCTATCCCTGAAGCGCGTAAACCCGGTCCTTCCCCGCAGCTTTGGCCGCTAACAGGTAGCAGTCGGCTCTTCGCAGAAGCTCCTCGGCCGTAGTGCCGTCCTGCGGGTAGGTTACCACCCCCAGGCTCATGCTTACCCCGGTGCTTTTCACAGTGTTACGGAGCCTTTCAGCGGTAATCATTGCGGACCGGGCGTCGGCGCCGGTCAGAATAACGGCGAACTCGTCACCGCCGTAGCGGACCACAACGTCTTCCTGACGCAGCGCTTTACGGATGGCTTTAGCCACATTCTGCAGCAAAACGTCCCCCGCCAAATGTCCGTATTTATCGTTATAAGCCTTGAAGCCGTCAAGGTCGAGCATCACCACCGAGACCGGGATATTGTAGCGCCTTCCCCGCGCCACCTCCGCCTGCAGGCGCTCAAAAAGGTAGCGCCGGTTGTAAACCCCGGTAAGGGGATCGGTAATCACCAGTTGCTCCAGCTCATTTACCGTCTCGCAAAGCTCCGCCTCTTTATTCTGCTTACGCTCGAATAAAAGACCAGTAAATAACGCCACGCCAACTATAAGCCCCATGACCGGTAAATCGCCGGCATCTTTCATAGATAGGCTAGCGGCGCTTATCGTTACGATAGTAACCAGCGCCGCCGCCAGAGCCCCTCGCACCCCCCAGCGATAGGCAAGAAGCGCCGCCGGCACCAGATGCACTACCCAGACCTCTTCGTTACAACCTAAGCCTCCGGCAAAAACCCGGAGCGCCAGGGGGACAAGCCAGAAGGCAATCGTAACGGCCGCCGCCCGAAAGCCGCAAGTCATCCCACTTAAGCATTCGCCTCCTTAAGCTACGCCAGGCTTAATTTCCAAAAGCGTATTAGGTTTGTTTTCGCCAAATAGCTATAATTTCCTTCCTGAGAAAAATCTTCTTTTCCGTTTTTACAGCCTGAGGACGTCCGACCTTAACTCTACTATATAAAGGAATCGGTAGTTAGAATTTAAAAATTAAATAGGTAAATTCCCCAAAAAACTTCTACCAGCGGCTCATCCTATTGGCAACGAAAAATTTATTAACTACTTGACATGCCAAAAAGGACTTTGTTAAAATAGACACAAATTACAAAGGGTTGTCCCCCCGGTAAGGTTTAAACGTAGAGTTGCAAAAAAGATATTGTAAAAAGTGGATAGAACCGGAAGGGTTTTCGTTAGAAACGGAGAATGAAAATTAAATTAAGCTGATTCCCTTACTACTGTCGTTGATTCCGCAACAGCCCCTGTTGCGTGCCTTATGGCAAAATGAAATGATTTTCCGCAGCTGCCTACTTTGCCGTTAAAGGAGGTGGTTCACAAACCCCAGAGATTCCGCACATGGTTTCCTGCACGAAGTTTCCCTACAGACAAATAAATCGCTTGCTTAAGGAGGTTGAGTTATGCCTGCATACGTAATCGCCGAGAAGTGCGACGGCTGCAAGGGTCAGGACAAAACCGCGTGCATGTATATCTGCCCGAACGACCTCATGATCCTCGACAAAGAGCGGATGAAATCCTACCAGCGCGATCCCCAGATGTGCTGGGAGTGCCTCTGCTGCGCGAAGATTTGCCCCCAGCAGGCCATTGACGTAAGAGGCTACGCCGACTTCGTCCCGATGGGCTCCCAGTGCGTGCCGCTCCGCGGTTCGCAGGATATCATGTGGACCATCAAGTTCCGTGACGGTGAAGTGAAGCGCTTCAAGTTCCCCATCCGCACCACACCGGAAGGCGGCGCCGTGGTTGATGGTGGTTACGGCAGCGGCTCCAAAGCTACCGACATCAACGACCAGTACCTCTTCACCGAACCCGAATCTGCCGGGTTTGATCTCGCTACTCTGAAGAAATAAGACTGACGGAGGAGGTTAAAGGAATGCCGGTACCGAATTTCGAAACCGTTGAAGTCACCACTGACCTTCTGATTTGCGGCGGCGGTATGGCCGGTTGCGGCGCGGCTTACGAGGCTTCCTACTGGGCGAAGAAAAACGGCCTCAAGGTTACCGTCGTGGACAAGGCCGCCCTGGACCGGAGCGGCGCGGTTGCGCAGGGTCTCTCCGCTATTAATATGTACCTTAACATCGGGAATGGTGAGCGGACGCCGGAAGAGTTCTGCCGCTACGTCCGCAACGATATGATGGGTATTGTCCGGCAGGACCTCTGCTACGACATCGCCCGTCACGTCGACTCTAGCGTCCACCTCTTCGAAAAGTGGGGCCTCCCGATCTGGCGTGACGCCGAGGGCAAGCCGATTCGTTCGGGTGCCTGGCAGGTTATGATCAGCGGTGAGTCCTATAAGATCCTGGTGGCAGAAGCTGCGAAGAAGGCGCTCAACGAGGCCGGCATGGAGCTCTACGAGCGCGTTTTCATTATTGAGCCGCTCATGGACGGCGACCGGATCGCCGGCGCGATCGGCTTTAGCACCCGCGAGGAGAAGATCTACGTCTTTAAGGCGAAAGCAGTTCTGGCCGTGATGGGTGGTTGCGTGCACGTCTTCCGGCCGCGTTCCACCGGTGAGGGTCTTGGCCGGACCTGGTACCCGCCCTTCTCGACCGGTTCCAGCACCTACTTCACCATCAGGGCTGGCGCCGAGCGGACCTGCGAAGATATTCGCTTCGTGCCCGTCCGCTTCAAGGACGCCTACGGCCCGGTCGGTGCGTGGTTCCTCCTCTTCAAGTCCACCGCCACCAACGCGCTGGATGAGGTTTACACTGAAACCCGTAAGCCGGACCTGGCGCCGTGGGAACCGTACGCCTCCACCAAGCCGATCCCGACCAACCTGCGGAACTACCAGGGCATCCTCGAGGAGCGGGACGGCAAGGGTCCGCTGCTCATGAGGACCGAGCGGGCAATCGCCGCGCTGGCGGAAGCCTACAAGGGCGACGAGAAGGCCTTCAAGAAGAAAATGAAAGAGCTCGAGAGCGAGGCCTGGGAGGACTTCCTCGACATGACCATCGGCCAGGCCAACCTGTGGGCCGCGATGAACATCCGGCCGGAGCAGATGCCGTCCGAGATCACCGGCGCCGAGCCTTACTTCATCGGTTCGCACTCCGGCGCTAACGGTTGCTGGTGCAGCGGCCCCGCGGACCTGGCGCCCGCCGAGTACAACTGGGGCTACAACCGGATGACCACCGTCAAGGGTCTCTTCGCCGCCGGTGACGCTTGTGGCGCCTCGCCGCACAAGTTCTCCTCCGGCTCCTTCACCGAAGGCCGTATCGCCGCGAAGGCGGCCATCAAGTTCATCCTCGAGAACAACACCATGCCTAACCCCGACCCGGCGCAGGTCGAGGAGTTCAAGGCGCGGATTAAGAAGCCCTTCGAGATCTACGAGCAGTACAAGGATTACGGCACCACCGACGAGGTTAACCCGAACTACATCGTCCCGCGGCAGTACCTCTTCCGGCTGCAGAAGCTCATGGACGAGTACGCCGGCGGTTGGAGCCAGAACTACGCCACCAACAAGTACAAACTCGAGCACTGCCTGAAGATGCTCGAATGGCTCAAGGAGGACGGCGAGAAGATGATCGCCCGGAGCCTCCACGAGCTGATGCGGGTCTTCGAGAACATCCAGCGGACCTGGCAGGCCGAGGCGCACGTCCGGACCGTGCTGGCCCGCGAGGAAACGCGGTACCCCGGTTACATCTTCCGGGCTGACTTCCCGAAGATGGACGAGAACTTCAACTGCTTCGTCAACGTGAAGTGGGACCGGAACACCGGCAACTGGGAGATTATCAAGCGGCCGGTCATCTACATCGTTGACTGAAGATAAGTTATGGCGGGCAGAGCCGGATGGCGGCTTTGCCCGCCATTTTCTCTTTTTCGCCTAATCCCGGGTTTTACCGCCTAATTATCACAATTTTTCAGCAAATTAAAGAAGGAGCTTTCCTTCCTGTGTCGAAGGAAAAATACGATATTCTTTTTGCCGGGTTGGCCGCTCAAAGTCTTCACGTGAAGGAGGATTTCAGGGTGCCGGTTATTGAGAACGAAAGGATGGTGGTACAGGATGGGTAACAAAGCGATTTTGGTAGTCGGCGGCGGCATTAGCGGCATCACTGCAGCCGTCGAAGCCTCGGAGGTGGGTTACGAAGTCATCCTCCTCGAAAAGAGGCCCTACCTTGGCGGAAGGGTGACGCAGCTTAACCAGTACTTCCCCAAGCTCTGCCCGCCCAATTGCGGCCTCGAAATCAACCTGAGGCGCATCAAAAACAGCCCCTACATCAAGTTCTTTACCCAGGCCGAAGTCGAGGAGATCTCCGGCCAAGAAGGCAACTTCACTGTAAAGGTGCGGCTTAATCCTCGCTTTGTCACTGACAAGTGCACCGCCTGCGGGAAGTGTGTGGATGTCTGCCCGGCAGAAAGAAGCGACGAGTTCAACTATGGGCTCGCCAGGACCAAAGCGATCTATCTGCCGCACATCTTTGCCTTCCCCGCCAAGTACGCAATCGATGCCGCCGCCTGTGAAGGAGCTAAGTGCGGCAAGTGCGTGGCTGCCTGTCCCTACGGCGCAATCGACCTTAACATGCAGCCCCAGACAATCACGCTTCAGGTAGGCGCCATCATCTGGGCGACCGGATGGAATCCCTATGACATCAGTAAGCTTACCCAGTACGGCGCCGGTCAGTACAAGAACGTCATCACTAACGTCCAGATGGAACGCCTCGCGGCCGAAAACGGCCCTACCGGAGGGCAAATCCTGCGTCCTTCCGACGGTAAGCCCGTGCAGAAAATCGCGTTCGTCCAGTGCGCCGGGTCGCGTGACGAAAACCACCTGCCCTTCTGCTCCGGCGTCTGCTGTATGGCCTCCCTTAAGCAGGCCACCTACGTCCGGGAAAAGCATCCGGACGCTCAGATCAGCATCTTTTTTATCGATATCCGGGCCATGGGCCGGTACGAGGACTTCTTCAACCGGGTCAAGGAGATGGGCAATATCACCCTGGTGAAAGGCAAGGTCGGGACCATCACCGAAGATCCGGCGACCAAAGACGTGACCGTGCAGGCGGAGGACCAGGAGTCCGGACGGTTGCTCAGCGAAACCTTCGACCTCGTGGTTTTGGCAACCGGCATGGACCCGACCTCCAAGTACGTGCCGGTTGAGTTGCCGCGGACGCCGGACGGCTTCGTAGCCGATACGACGCCTGGTATCTATGGCGCCGGTTGCGTCGCCAGCCCGCTGGATGTATCCGGATCGGTCAGGGACGCAACGGCAGCAGCGCTTAAAGCCATCCAATCTCTGAAGAGGGGGTAATCTGCCGTGGCGAATAAAATAGGCGCGTATATCTGCACCGGCTGCGGGCTCGGCGAGGCCCTGAACATCGAGGCGCTGGCAAAGGTGGCTACGGGTGAATACAAGTTAGGCATCTGCAAAACGCACGACTGCCTCTGCAGCCAGGAAGGTGTAGCGCTGATCAAGGAAGATATCGAGAAAGAGGGCCTAAACGGTATCGTTATCGCCGCCTGCTCGCCGCGGGTCAACACCGACATTTTTAAGTTCCCGCCGGAAATTATTGTCGACCGGGTCAACCTGCGCGAACAGTGCATCTGGTGCCACCCGGCGAACGATGAAGATACGCAGATGCTGGCAGAAGACCAGCTCCGCATGGGCATCGTCAAGGTCAAGGACGCCAACCCGCCGGAACCATACCAGGTTCAGGACCTGGCAACGTCTGTCCTCGTAATTGGTGGTGGGCTTGCTGGCATCACCGCCGCCCTCGAAGCTGCCAAGGCGGGAAGCAAGGTCGTCCTTGTCGAAAAAAGCGATACCCTCGGCGGTTATATGGCACGTGCCTACAAGCAGGTATCACTCAGCCCGCCTTATAACGAATTAGTCGATCCCGATATTCACGACAGAATCAAAGAAGTTCAGAGCAATCCCAACATTAAGGTTTACACAGGGGCGCAGATTGCGCAGATCAGCGGCGCTCCCTGCATGTTCGATGCAGTGATCAAAACCAAGGGCGGCGAGGTTACGGAACGGGTCGGCGCCATCGTCATGGCGACCGGTGCCGTGCCCTACGACCCGACTAAACTTGAACACCTGGGCTACGGCCGCTCACCCAATGTAGTGACCACGGATCAGCTCGAGGAGATGGCTAAGAAAGGCAAGATCGTCCGGCCTTCGGACGGCAAAGAGGTCCAGAGCGTGGCCTTCGTTCTCTGCGCCGGTTCGCGGGATCCGGAGCATCTCGCCTACTGTTCTGCTACCTGTTGTCTTGATTCGCTGCGGCAGGCGATTTACGTTAAGCAACAGAATCCTGATGCCGCGGTCTACATCTTCTTCAAGGACCTCCGGGCGCCCGGTTTCCACGAATACCTTTACAAGCGCGCCCAGCAGGAAGGCGTGGTCTTCTTCCGGACCGAAAAGCCCAAGATTGAAGAGGGTGCTGGCGGAACCCTCGTCATTAAGGCCAAAGATGTCCTCGTCAACGATAACATCGAAGCTGACGGCATCGACCTGGTAGTGTTAGCTACGGGTATGGTTTCTACGGCCTGCCTAGGCGAGATGGTGGTTGTGGGTGCTGAAGAGGAAGAGGAACCGAAGAAGGGCAACATTGAGGTTTTCAAGGTCCGGCCCGACGTTTACTATAAGTCTGATATCCTCAACCTCCAGTACCGCCAGGGTCCGGAACTGCCGATGTTAAAGTACGGCTTCCCGGATTCCCACTTCATCTGCTTCCCCTACGAGACGCGGCGTACCGGTATTTACGCGGCCGGTTCCGTGCGGGCACCCATGGACGTCCCCAGCACAATTGACGACGCTACTGGCGCCGCGCTCAAGGCTATTCAGTGTATCGAGCTGACCAAACAGGGTTGCGCCGTCCACCCGCGCGTCTGGGACAACTCCGTCACCGAGTTCTTCATGCAGAACTGCACGCAGTGTAAGCGGTGCACGGTCGAATGCCCCTTTGGCGCCATCAACGAAGACGAGAAGGCCAACCCGCTGCCCAATCCTACCCGCTGCCGGCGGTGCGCAACCTGTATGGGTGCTTGCCCGCAGCGGATCATCTCCTTCAAGAACTACAATGTGATCCAGATCGGTAACATGATCAAGGCCATCGAGGTGCCCGAGGAAGATGAGGAGAAGCCGCGGATCGTGGTCATCGTTTGCGAAAACGACGCCTACCCGGCACTCGACATGATCGGGCAGGCCCGCCTCACGCTGAGCCCCTGGATCCGGGTCATTCCGCTACGTTGCATGGGCTCAATGAACCTGGTCTGGATCAGCGACGCGCTCGCGAAGGGTATTGACGGCGTGCTGCTCCTCGGCTGCCGTCACGACGAAGATTACCAGTGCCACTTCGTTAAAGGCAGCGAGCTTTGCCGTTACCGTCTCTCAAAAATCTCCGAGACGCTGAGCCGGCTGGCGCTCGAGCCCGAGCGGATCAGGTTCGAAACGGTCCAGATTATGGACTACCCACATCTGCCCGAAATCATTAACGAATTCGCAAAGCAGATCGAAGAGATCGGACCTAACCCGTACAAGGGCTTCTAAGAGCCGGTGCGCAGAATATATTTTTAAGCGGCGTGCGTTTGCGGGAGCAGGGTCCCCTAAGATAGGGGCTCTGCTCCTCCCCTAACCTTAAAACCGGCTTTCGGTAAAAATACCAACGTTAGGAGGGAAATAAGGAGTGACCGTCAAAGTCAACCCCAACCTGGCGCGCACCCTCAAGAAGTTTGGGGCTACCACCGCAACCCAGTGTTACCACTGCGGTAACTGCACCGTCGTCTGTCCCCTTTCCACGGACGAAAACCAGTTTCCGCGCCGGTTCATGCGTTTTGCCCAGTTAGGTATGGAAGATAAGCTCAAGAACGCTGTTGAGCCGTGGCTCTGCTATTACTGCGGTGACTGTTCCCGGCTCTGCCCGCGGCAGGCCAACCCGGGCGAAGTGATGATGTCAATGCGCCGGTACCTCACCTCCCTTTACGACTGGACCGGCCTCTCACTCAAGGTTTACACTTCGCGGGCTTTTGAGTTCCTAATGGTGGCCGGGCTCTTTGCAGCTACCTTGATCCTTGTGTTCCTCCTGCAGGGGCAACCTTCTACGGAACACGCCGATCTCAGTAGCTTCCTGCCCCGGTCCCTCGTTATTGGCGGCGGCATGCTTTTCGGCGTAGCGCTTGCCTTCATGGTAGCGCTGAATATCCTGCGGATGCATAAATTCATCATGAACCCAGGCGAATACGGGCAGTACGTTAAAATCCCTGCATCGGTCTACATTAAAGAATTAGGCACCTTCCTCTACCATTTTGTAACCCAGAACCGGTTCAGCCTCTGCACCAATAGAAGCCGGTATATTAAGCACTTCCTCCTGGTCTTAGGTTTCCTTGTCTTCGCTTTTTACGCAGGCTTCATGGTGCTCGTGGAAGTCATCCGCGATGGACTTAAGGTCGCCTTCGTCACGGGAAGCCCGCACCCGATCTTTCCAGCGCTGCATCCGGTGCGCCTTCTGGAGTACGCTGCCACCGCCGCAGTTCTCTACGTGGTCATCGAATCCTTCCTCGGCCGGCTGGCGAAAAAAGAGCCCCTGCACCAGCAGTCTCACTCTACGGACTGGACTTTCTTGCTACTGGTAGGCGGCACAGTCTTAACCGGCCTGCTCACCCACATCTTCAGGAACTTAGACGTTCCCACGGCCACCTACTGGGCCTTTGCGCTGCACCTGGCCTTCATCGTCCCGCTCTTTGTAGTCGGCGCCCTCTTTGCCAAGTGGGCCCACGCCGTTTACCGGCCTCTGGCCCTCTACTTCATCAAGGTGAAACAGAGCGCCCAACAGATGCAGCAGGATGAGTTTATGAGCCTTTAAAATCCTCATCCAGGCAAAAAAAAGAACAGGGAGATAAACCATAAACGGTTCTCCCTGTTCTTTTCTTTTTACCACAATTTTAAACGGAAAAGG
It encodes the following:
- a CDS encoding CoB--CoM heterodisulfide reductase iron-sulfur subunit A family protein — protein: MGNKAILVVGGGISGITAAVEASEVGYEVILLEKRPYLGGRVTQLNQYFPKLCPPNCGLEINLRRIKNSPYIKFFTQAEVEEISGQEGNFTVKVRLNPRFVTDKCTACGKCVDVCPAERSDEFNYGLARTKAIYLPHIFAFPAKYAIDAAACEGAKCGKCVAACPYGAIDLNMQPQTITLQVGAIIWATGWNPYDISKLTQYGAGQYKNVITNVQMERLAAENGPTGGQILRPSDGKPVQKIAFVQCAGSRDENHLPFCSGVCCMASLKQATYVREKHPDAQISIFFIDIRAMGRYEDFFNRVKEMGNITLVKGKVGTITEDPATKDVTVQAEDQESGRLLSETFDLVVLATGMDPTSKYVPVELPRTPDGFVADTTPGIYGAGCVASPLDVSGSVRDATAAALKAIQSLKRG
- a CDS encoding zinc metalloprotease HtpX, producing the protein MDRLRVWFLMACLSVLLVLIGRFIGGNHGAFLFFLIAAGMNFFTYFYSDKIALKMTGSRPLAREEAPEIYAILERLTRRAGLPLPRVYLTPSLQPNAFATGRNPQHAAVAVTQGLLQLLTWQEIEGVLAHELAHIKNRDTLTGTIAATLAGAITMIADIIRWGFIFGAGRNEEEGGNPVAALALAIVAPLAALLIQMAISRAGEFRADATGARIAGSADGLASALLKLEQAARHLPMHVNPATSHLFIINPLSGESLLRLFSTHPPVSERVRRLRALAL
- the aprB gene encoding adenylyl-sulfate reductase subunit beta — protein: MPAYVIAEKCDGCKGQDKTACMYICPNDLMILDKERMKSYQRDPQMCWECLCCAKICPQQAIDVRGYADFVPMGSQCVPLRGSQDIMWTIKFRDGEVKRFKFPIRTTPEGGAVVDGGYGSGSKATDINDQYLFTEPESAGFDLATLKK
- a CDS encoding 4Fe-4S dicluster domain-containing protein → MTVKVNPNLARTLKKFGATTATQCYHCGNCTVVCPLSTDENQFPRRFMRFAQLGMEDKLKNAVEPWLCYYCGDCSRLCPRQANPGEVMMSMRRYLTSLYDWTGLSLKVYTSRAFEFLMVAGLFAATLILVFLLQGQPSTEHADLSSFLPRSLVIGGGMLFGVALAFMVALNILRMHKFIMNPGEYGQYVKIPASVYIKELGTFLYHFVTQNRFSLCTNRSRYIKHFLLVLGFLVFAFYAGFMVLVEVIRDGLKVAFVTGSPHPIFPALHPVRLLEYAATAAVLYVVIESFLGRLAKKEPLHQQSHSTDWTFLLLVGGTVLTGLLTHIFRNLDVPTATYWAFALHLAFIVPLFVVGALFAKWAHAVYRPLALYFIKVKQSAQQMQQDEFMSL
- a CDS encoding FAD-dependent oxidoreductase, translating into MANKIGAYICTGCGLGEALNIEALAKVATGEYKLGICKTHDCLCSQEGVALIKEDIEKEGLNGIVIAACSPRVNTDIFKFPPEIIVDRVNLREQCIWCHPANDEDTQMLAEDQLRMGIVKVKDANPPEPYQVQDLATSVLVIGGGLAGITAALEAAKAGSKVVLVEKSDTLGGYMARAYKQVSLSPPYNELVDPDIHDRIKEVQSNPNIKVYTGAQIAQISGAPCMFDAVIKTKGGEVTERVGAIVMATGAVPYDPTKLEHLGYGRSPNVVTTDQLEEMAKKGKIVRPSDGKEVQSVAFVLCAGSRDPEHLAYCSATCCLDSLRQAIYVKQQNPDAAVYIFFKDLRAPGFHEYLYKRAQQEGVVFFRTEKPKIEEGAGGTLVIKAKDVLVNDNIEADGIDLVVLATGMVSTACLGEMVVVGAEEEEEPKKGNIEVFKVRPDVYYKSDILNLQYRQGPELPMLKYGFPDSHFICFPYETRRTGIYAAGSVRAPMDVPSTIDDATGAALKAIQCIELTKQGCAVHPRVWDNSVTEFFMQNCTQCKRCTVECPFGAINEDEKANPLPNPTRCRRCATCMGACPQRIISFKNYNVIQIGNMIKAIEVPEEDEEKPRIVVIVCENDAYPALDMIGQARLTLSPWIRVIPLRCMGSMNLVWISDALAKGIDGVLLLGCRHDEDYQCHFVKGSELCRYRLSKISETLSRLALEPERIRFETVQIMDYPHLPEIINEFAKQIEEIGPNPYKGF
- the aprA gene encoding adenylyl-sulfate reductase subunit alpha, with the protein product MPVPNFETVEVTTDLLICGGGMAGCGAAYEASYWAKKNGLKVTVVDKAALDRSGAVAQGLSAINMYLNIGNGERTPEEFCRYVRNDMMGIVRQDLCYDIARHVDSSVHLFEKWGLPIWRDAEGKPIRSGAWQVMISGESYKILVAEAAKKALNEAGMELYERVFIIEPLMDGDRIAGAIGFSTREEKIYVFKAKAVLAVMGGCVHVFRPRSTGEGLGRTWYPPFSTGSSTYFTIRAGAERTCEDIRFVPVRFKDAYGPVGAWFLLFKSTATNALDEVYTETRKPDLAPWEPYASTKPIPTNLRNYQGILEERDGKGPLLMRTERAIAALAEAYKGDEKAFKKKMKELESEAWEDFLDMTIGQANLWAAMNIRPEQMPSEITGAEPYFIGSHSGANGCWCSGPADLAPAEYNWGYNRMTTVKGLFAAGDACGASPHKFSSGSFTEGRIAAKAAIKFILENNTMPNPDPAQVEEFKARIKKPFEIYEQYKDYGTTDEVNPNYIVPRQYLFRLQKLMDEYAGGWSQNYATNKYKLEHCLKMLEWLKEDGEKMIARSLHELMRVFENIQRTWQAEAHVRTVLAREETRYPGYIFRADFPKMDENFNCFVNVKWDRNTGNWEIIKRPVIYIVD
- a CDS encoding GGDEF domain-containing protein yields the protein MTCGFRAAAVTIAFWLVPLALRVFAGGLGCNEEVWVVHLVPAALLAYRWGVRGALAAALVTIVTISAASLSMKDAGDLPVMGLIVGVALFTGLLFERKQNKEAELCETVNELEQLVITDPLTGVYNRRYLFERLQAEVARGRRYNIPVSVVMLDLDGFKAYNDKYGHLAGDVLLQNVAKAIRKALRQEDVVVRYGGDEFAVILTGADARSAMITAERLRNTVKSTGVSMSLGVVTYPQDGTTAEELLRRADCYLLAAKAAGKDRVYALQG